The following DNA comes from Xyrauchen texanus isolate HMW12.3.18 chromosome 21, RBS_HiC_50CHRs, whole genome shotgun sequence.
AAATGCATAAAAGAatataagtccatatttctattcttctaattcactgCATAcatccatttacactaccaacttcttatgaatgtgctgtcatggcttatatcactggtgcttcaCAGGGAATCAATTTACTAATAGGATGCAGACGGTGTCGAGAAGAGCCTCAAAATTTAATTGCACATGACCCAGCACAATACGCTTTGTGCacgcaatttcgccaaacccacttgtgcctagacttagcgcatgcttgcacaaaaatataaaaacttcatggccatgccaacTGACTTGATTTACATGACTTTTTGGGCATAGCGCTGTGCTTAGTGCTAGCGCTCTTAATATAGGGCCCTGGAAATTGTATACGATACACATAACTAACAAAAACTGTCCTTTAACAAATGGTCAGTGAAGGGAGTtgcttaaccctttaagctctgaaggtgtttttaaatatttccagttttagtggcatacccaaaaagaaaagtgtttggaaacattgtaaataaaacttttcaaatttcattctttaattttcaaaaattcaaaagcctctccaaacaaataaaacataaataaattgtGCATAAGagctaattacacatgcaaacacaacaattacaAAAGAATGATTTTAgttatgagatttcacagaacGATTGCCATTTGACTCAATGAATCTGCATCATGGAGTCTACAGTATTCATCTTTTGGTGACCATATGTAATGGCTACCAATCAAATGGTCtttctctgcccaaatatggatgatttttgcacCGATCTGATCCCAATCCTATTGGTTTAGCTTTCCATGATACTACATAATTTCCAAAGACGTCATCTAAACCAGGAAATCTGATGTACTTTTAGCCAGATTGCAAGATGCCggatgctgtgtgcacattgtgcttcgtgtgaaTTATcgaattatttatgcatttgataaccgtgtgtgtgggcttgtttgaaagataattACCTCTTTGATCGAATGgtgtgtgatattttatgttccatttatttttataaagacatatacttagctatttcTCACTATATTTTTTCTGTAAGACAAATATTTCCAATGACATTTGGCACAtagctatttgatgagtttgatgtttttatggattacactaatatgtacagtgcaaattattattattattttttttaaactgaacaaTTTTCAAAGTCCTTgtacagttttggtcataatgcctaaatacattgtaaagtagagcttctaaacaATACCAActatttgtgttggtcaagaatgTAGTTAATATTTGGACAATTATTTTAGGCCCATCTGATCTTAAAGGGTTAACCTTTAGAAAATGTTATTCATCCAACTCAGGAAGTCAAAGTAAATATTGTATAAGCTGTTGTATACTAAATTGAATATTTATGAAGTTTGAAACCATGTAAAAAAGTCACATTGAATTTGCTTACATACAGTATGAATAGGTAAAAGGAATTGTTTCATGACAAAATCAGATCAGGAATGGTTTAGACATAGCAAAGGGACAAAGCAGGGTGACATCTCACCTGATGTTACATGCCAGCTGGTACGGGCTGCTCACCCAGGCATTGGCCTGCACTGTCTGTCCATCAGGGAGCTGGACAGTAATGGGGTGTCTGCCCGCCACCCGCTTGGCCAGGAGAGCATCATTCTCTTTCTTCAGCTGTTCATAAAGATCCAGTCGCTCGGAGATAAAAACAGGCCATGGGTTCAGCTGTTGGACAGCACAAAAGACAGTGAAAGTTTACAAAACTTCCCCTGCATGACGATCGGAGTCATTTGATCTAGTATGAACCACCATAGTCAGGAAAGACACCATATTGAATATTTCACGAGGGATAGACATAGTCTATCACTTCTATGGGTTcagtttaaaagaaaatgtacatctatccctcacagacttttttttaatagtaaaaaatgaaatatggtaTCTACCCCCTGACTAAGGTCTATTTGCTTTTAGAGATCAGCTGTGCAGTAACAGCTAAATGTGGCACAGTGTGCTTTTCTGCAATGTGAATGTTGCTGATGCAACCACACTGCAATCAAGGAATGTCTTCAATGTTGTATTTGTATCACCTCTCCTGCAGCCTCTGTCTTCACTTTCTTCTCCTTTTTGCCCTTCTCTTGTTTTTCAGTTGTGGTGGGTCTTGATGGCGTTGCATTCTGTTGTAcgtcatgaaataaaaaaaaatgaatactatGCAGTAGTTTTCTTCTTAATAAACACATTCATGCACATGTatttctaacatggcagcctccatgtgTGGACCTGCTCCATGAAGAATAATGCAGCTCTTATAAGATTTCTGATGTGAatgatcatgattttatacttATGTTTCAAAAATCCAATTAACTTCTTAAAGAGTAAATCTTCTTtaaatgagagaaaataaaaatagcaaaGTGTATCTTTAATAAAGGATCAGTTTCTATTCCTATGTTTTTTTTTGAACATGTAGCATGGTATTATTTGCAGTACATgtgtaccatgtaaatacagcAATATATGATTATGCTTATAAGTTCCTTGGTATTACCATTTGATACCTTTTCTGTGAGGTtatgtgtctgtctgactatcagtcagtcagtcagtcggtttgtttgtttgtttgtttgtttgtctatcCTGGGATCAGATGTTAATATAATAACTGAATGTCACGGTAATAAATAAATGGCCCTATCACTTGACAGGTGCAGGTCTGTTTATAAATCACGCACTTTTGGATTGATCTTCTCCTTTGGTTCTTCAGTCTTGACCTCCTTCTGGCTTGTGTTCGGTGTTCTCCTCTGATTGTGGTTCTGCTCCTCCAGCTCCTGCTCGGCTTGAAGGCTCCGGTGGAGGTGTAGCAGTCGGTACTTGAGCTTGTCGTTCTCGGTGCGCAGCGAGTCCAGGTCCGGGCCGCTGGCTAGCGTGCTGAAGTCGAATCCGTCCGTCAGTTCCTCTTGCAGGCGGCTGATCTCACGACTCAACACCGCGATCTGCTCCTCCTGAGCAGACAAACGTGCAGCCATGCGCTCCGCCATCTTTAAAACCACACAGCTGAGCAGTTCTGATCCATTTAGTGATGAATatctgtgtattgtgtgattCATGAACTAGTTCTTCATGTAGGGGGCGCTCGGTGGCCAAAAGGCCGAATCATTCATTTAGATACATTTATTTCTCAGGACTACTATTGTGTAAATGGAAAAATGTGTACACTggaaattattattgtttatatttacttattcaaatgattattatattacataaaacaattatttatttaaattattacataaaacatttttatccaGTCATCACAAAGACTGCGATTGGTCCATTCTTAATAGCGCCGAGAAAAGAAACGTGTCCCATGTGACTGCGGCATCCACGCGCTGTAGTAGCAGTCTGGACGTAAAATTGCATAgtgaacttttaaaataaacaacGAAGAATTCAAATGGCATAGCTATAATTTAAACCCATCGCTTCCGAAAAATCATATACAAATTCCGGGCTGCTAAACCCAGCccgtattaaaaaaaaatactttagttATATATAGATTAGTGCATTCTAACCGCTTTTTCTGTGATCTGATCGCGCCCTACAGCGCCACCTGCCGACCAACTGTGACAAAACGTCatttatcagaatcagaaagagctTTATTGCCGTATTCTCAGGTTACAAGAtgcaaaaggattttttttttgtgataagaGAAACAAGTGAgacacaaaatataaaacaaggtaagagtataaatagacataccaaataataggacatataacagaatggcgtatgtacatgtgcaagtggtaatgtatgtgcaaggtaggggtgtGTACATTTACTTAATTAAACATGTGAATTTagatatgtacatgagatatgtatttacattattgcactatagcagtgggcaacagttcaaagagggagtgatCAGGgtttgtggggtccagagtgattctacctgcacgtttcctcatTCTGGAGACGTACAGGTTTTGAAGGGTGGGctgggggcaccaataatcctctctatttaatatctctctatctatttataaCATCGGCATAGTAAACATTGAATTAGTTTAATCAAAGACATTTCAAaccattaaaaacacataaatCAACAGTAAATATATGTGCGTATATGTGCACGTATCGAAATATACAATGTTTATTAATGCTGACAAAGTAAAGTTTTTTACATGTCAAACGGAGACTCCTTCAGAAATGCCTTTAGGTGCAGTACCCGTTCTGACCGTCAGGTGTCAGTGCCGTCCGCGCTCTGTATTCTGACGCGCGACATCATTTGCCATGACGTCATCCCGCGGAAGTAAACAGACTTCCGCTTCGTATGTAAACACGTTTatgtgatatttatttaaatttcctaTTAAATCTTAAATATTGTGCACCGTTTATAAAGTCAACCGTCTACGATTAAATCTTACGCATTAATTACTCTGATGAGGGCAGAACAACAGTCGCTATGCACTTGATAATGCTGCAAAGAGCACTGATTACTATTGAttattgactgattgattgattgattgattgatgttgTTTCGGTTCGGTTTGGGATGGCTGCGGTTTTCGCTCTGCCGAAGCTGAAGGATTTTATTCTCACCGAGAAACTGGGAAGCGGCACATATGCGACAGTTTATAAAGCCTACAGAAAAGTGAGTTCATATTCTGAATATTTTTTGAATATTAACAGAGGAGGAGTGTTTGAGATGCTGCAGAAAGAGtgattgatttgtttatttgataaACTGGGGGCAGGAAGATGGTACCTATGaaggtgtttgtttgtttgtttgtttgtttgttttgtttgtagacTGACAGCCGGGAGGCAGTGGCTGTGAAGGTGGTCAGTAAGAAAAGTCTCAATAAATCATCCATGGAAAATCTGTTGACAGAAATTGAAATCCTGAAAACAGTTCGTCATCCTCACATTGTGCAGCTCAAAGATTTTCTGGTACAGACACTGATAATAGATCCCACCATTCAGATCAGGCCTACTGATATAATATAGATTATATTATTAGTCAGACTGGtggtatattatattaaaatgttggaATTGTAATGCTATTAAGTTACTAACCTTTACTCTCTCTGTGGCAGTGGGACAGCGATAATATCTATCTGATTCTGGAATGGTGTTCCGGAGGAGATTTGTCCAATTTTATCCGCAGTCGTAGGATTCTTCCAGAGAGAGTTGCCCGTCGCTGCCTCCAGCAGATCGGTACAGACTCACACTGACTGGCAAACTCACTCATTAAACGCACCACACAATTTGTTTTGATGAAATTATAACAGCTAACATTCTGAGACTGATAAAACAAAATGTAGATCTACTTTGTCTGATGTGTCTTCTTTatcattaatgtgtgtgtgtgtgtgtgtgtgtgtgtgtgtgtgtgtgtgtgtgtgtgtgtgtgtgtgtgtttagcatgtgCTCTTCAGTTTCTCCATGAGAAGAACATCTCTCATTTGGACCTCAAACCTCAGAACATTCTACTGAGTGGAAACGTGTTAAAGCTTGCAGGTGCAACTTCACTCTCATAAATAATGTCAacaattgtaataaaaataaaaatatatttaattctgtACCGAAGCAGAAATGCCAAATATTTTGGACATTAAAGTAcatgcctgtctctctctctctgtctctctctctctctctctgtctttctgtagATTTTGGCTTTGCGCAGTACATGTCCCCGTGGGATGAGCAGCATGCTCTGCGAGGCTCTCCACTCTACATGGCTCCAGAGATGGTGTGCAGTCGCCATTATGATGCTCGAGTTGACCTTTGGTCTGTTGGGGTCATCTTGTACGGTGAGAGACACATACTTAATCTCTGAAATGAAATATTACATCAGTAAACATTCAGTTCAGGTTAGGTTTTTCAAAGGCCAATGCTGATGGtaatataatgctgatatacactcactgagcactttattaggaacactatgctCTTAAAAGAGTATAGTGAGTATAGAATACTCAAgtgtattctgagatgttattctgttcactacaattgtaaagAGCAGTTATCCGAgctaccatagcctttctgtcagcaaaACTcctgctcactggatattttttgtttttggcaacattctgagtaaactctagagactgttgtgtgtgtgaaaatcccaggagatcagcagttacagaaatactcagaccagcccatctggcaccagcaatcatgctatggtccaaatcacggagatcacattttttcccaattctgatggttgatgtgaacataaactgaagctcctgacccatatctgcatgattttatgctgccatttgattagataatcacatgaataagtaggtgtacaggtgatcctaataaagtgatgaatatattgtgagtgtatatttcatatataatttcATCCATATAACATACAATTTAATGATCAAACATGCGATATATGCACAAAAATGCTGAAATGAAGCAAAAACATATGTTTCCCTCATCAGATGTGCACTCTAAAGTCCAGTCTTCTGTTAACTGGTCAAGCATGTACTGGACGATTAATCAGTCTTTCACTACTCTAGTTTTAAGCTCTACCTGTGGAAGAAGTGACATCTGAATTTGTGTTTATGAACACAGAGGCTTTATTTGGTCGAGCTCCATTTGCCTCTCGTTCGTTCGCTGAACTGGAGGGGAAAATCCGCAGTGAGAAACCAGTCGAGGTGAGACTGTAATCCTTCAACactcacaaatgaaaattctttcaataAAGTGATGCTACACTGGAGTAGTTGTACTACTGCTGTGACCATCAGAGACTCTTCAGAGCTGAGATTGAGATATTGGCAAACTGTAACACACtattgtatatttgtgtgtgtgtgtgtgtgcagctgcCGTCTGGAGTGCATGTTTCTCGTGACTGCAGAGATCTGCTGCTGAGGCTGCTGGAGAGAGATCCGGATGCTCGCATCACATTTGATGAGTTTTTCTTGCA
Coding sequences within:
- the ulk3 gene encoding serine/threonine-protein kinase ULK3, with translation MAAVFALPKLKDFILTEKLGSGTYATVYKAYRKTDSREAVAVKVVSKKSLNKSSMENLLTEIEILKTVRHPHIVQLKDFLWDSDNIYLILEWCSGGDLSNFIRSRRILPERVARRCLQQIACALQFLHEKNISHLDLKPQNILLSGNVLKLADFGFAQYMSPWDEQHALRGSPLYMAPEMVCSRHYDARVDLWSVGVILYEALFGRAPFASRSFAELEGKIRSEKPVELPSGVHVSRDCRDLLLRLLERDPDARITFDEFFLHPFVDLEHMPSADSLAKAKALVLQAVQKDQDGERSAALSLYCSALEHFVPAIHYETDRQRKEALRQKVNQYVSRAEELKALVNSDHRISFEQTKSIRNILIEMSRDQPRLLAALELASTAVAREESGAEDYDTLDLYQQSLGELLLALAAESQGRRRELLHGEIKSLMSRAEYFKELIKMRETQTDDLLKKDDVAESVRSSCCLQ